From a single Brassica napus cultivar Da-Ae chromosome C9, Da-Ae, whole genome shotgun sequence genomic region:
- the LOC106393150 gene encoding uncharacterized protein LOC106393150 produces the protein MALSTGIPNESRRRPRPTELQLPGMRQGRPQMTLSEPSAMGPSFAPPGAVPPGAVPHASVVSSSAVPVAPAPYVRRREDALLRAPSRRNQPHLHPDKINGALWFGIDPEVHVFIRATWQGNYWGSWASWNFVPPEKKDQWWHAFIDDQFHDEIYLEWKKQTQVTVCGRISQNRRDNRRPSYMSDAHWATMVEKYSTEQAKRKSAKAARSHKSAPVGKKMHKHGAGPRCFLNIAYKMMVDEGLDEPTSYTALARKAHTGKDGSFLDERTKELVLEVEEAVEEMLQDGSPLGDSQTDSTAASNSKRYLLNQEYIKRGKTKKGTIYGLGSVQYKNSSPSVPIPVSLQRHLDVDMRMSGFETTISEVKENIAGVQEDFSALKTEINALKTEVTGGMSASQATLNIILQTLQSQASTPASTAQPSQPQAQSQPQGQPQAPIQSQHQPQAQAQSTAPPQHLMINKPSELDRWCQELGM, from the exons aTGGCTCTTTCGACCGGAATCCCCAACGAATCCCGTCGTCGCCCTCGCCCAACCGAATTACAGCTCCCAG GTATGCGGCAAGGGAGACCACAAATGACCTTATCGGAGCCTTCTGCCATGGGCCCATCTTTTGCTCCTCCTGGAGCTGTACCTCCTGGAGCTGTACCTCACGCATCTGTCGTGTCTTCAAGTGCAGTTCCTGTGGCTCCTGCCCCTTATGTCAGGAGAAGAGAAGATGCTTTGCTACGTGCGCCATCCAGACGTAACCAGCCACACCTCCACCCTGACAAGATCAATGGAGCATTGTG GTTTGGTATTGATCCTGAAGTCCATGTTTTTATCCGAGCAACATGGCAGGGAAACTACTGGGGGTCGTGGGCAAGCTGGAACTTCGTTCCACCTGAGAAGAAGGATCAGTGGTGGCATGCGTTCATT GATGACCAATTCCATGATGAAATCTACTTGGAATGGAAGAAACAAACTCAGGTTACCGTCTGTGGCCGCATCAGCCAGAACAGGAGAGATAACAGGCGACCTTCTTACATGTCAGACGCTCACTGGGCAACGATGGTTGAGAAGTACAGCACTGAGCAGGCAAAAAGGAAGAGTGCAAAAGCTGCAAGATCTCATAAGTCTGCTCCAGTCGGGAAGAAGATGCACAAGCACGGTGCAGGCCCACGCTGTTTCCTGAACATTGCATATAAAATG ATGGTTGATGAAGGTTTGGATGAACCAACTTCATACACAGCCCTTGCGAGGAAGGCTCACACGGGTAAAGATGGTTCCTTCCTAGACGAACGTACAAAGGAACTGGTGCTGGAGGTTGAGGAAGCCGTTGAAGAGATGTTACAAGATGGATCTCCACTTGGCGACAGTCAAACTGACTCCACTGCTGCTTCAAATTCAAAGCGCTATCTTCTCAACCAAGAATACATCAAG AGAGGAAAGACAAAGAAGGGTACAATATACGGCCTTGGCAGTGTTCAGTACAAGAACAGCAGTCCCTCTGTGCCAATTCCTGTCTCACTGCAGCGCCACCTAGACGTGGATATGCGCATGTCAGGCTTCGAGACCACCATTTCTGAAGTCAAGGAAAACATTGCTGGAGTCCAGGAAGATTTCAGTGCTTTGAAGACAGAAATCAATGCTTTGAAGACTGAAGTAACCGGGGGGATGTCAGCTAGCCAAGCAACTCTCAACATTATTCTGCAAACTCTCCAATCTCAAGCTTCCACTCCTGCCTCAACTGCACAACCATCTCAGCCTCAAGCTCAGTCACAACCTCAAGGTCAGCCCCAAGCTCCAATTCAATCTCAACATCAGCCACAAGCTCAAGCTCAGTCTACGGCTCCACCACAACATCTCATGATCAATAAACCATCTGAGTTAGATAGGTGGTGCCAAGAACTTGGTATGTAA